The proteins below come from a single Panulirus ornatus isolate Po-2019 chromosome 50, ASM3632096v1, whole genome shotgun sequence genomic window:
- the LOC139764449 gene encoding pro-resilin-like: protein MKAVALLLSLAVLALGKPEGGYGGGQGSGGGPSAPAQYNFQWDVNDPPSGNFYGHQEERNNDDTKGSYYVQLPDGRRLVVEYFVDQWGYHPTVTYEGEAQFPSGPGGQGGGGQGGGGGGGGQGGGYYQ, encoded by the exons ATGAAG GCAGTGGCTCTGTTACTCTCCCTGGCGGTGTTGGCGTTGGGTAAACCCGAAGGAGGCTACGGCGGCGGCCAGGGCTCCGGCGGCGGGCCCTCCGCCCCCGCCCAGTACAACTTCCAGTGGGACGTGAACGACCCGCCCTCGGGCAACTTCTACGGCCACCAGGAGGAGAGGAACAACGACGACACTAAGGGCAG TTACTATGTCCAGCTGCCTGATGGTCGACGTCTGGTCGTCGAGTACTTCGTGGACCAATGGGGCTACCATCCTACTGTCACCTACGAGGGCGAGGCACAGTTCCCCAGCGGCCCTGGGGGTCAGGGCGGAGGCGGCCAGGGCggaggtggcggcggtggtggtcagGGCGGTGGTTATTACCAGTAG
- the LOC139764447 gene encoding pupal cuticle protein Edg-84A-like: MKTVALVLSVLALAWAGPQGAYNYRTPPGLGQGYGFAPAQYSFQWDVDHPPSGNFYGHQEHRDGDVTRGSYYVLLPDTRLMRVEYYVDQTGYHPTVTFEGEAQFPSGPGTGYYHPGVFPGRTFPGPVHRPQLPLPTPSQRYASPGK, from the exons ATGAAG ACTGTGGCTCTGGTGCTCTCGGTGTTGGCACTGGCCTGGGCAGGTCCCCAGGGCGCCTACAACTACCGCACGCCACCCGGGCTAGGGCAGGGGTACGGCTTCGCCCCCGCCCAGTACAGCTTCCAGTGGGACGTCGACCACCCGCCTTCAGGCAACTTCTACGGCCACCAGGAACACAGGGACGGAGACGTCACCCGGGGAAG TTACTACGTCCTGCTGCCTGACACTCGCCTCATGCGAGTTGAATACTACGTCGACCAGACCGGCTACCATCCCACCGTCACCTTCGAGGGTGAAGCCCAGTTCCCAAGCGGCCCTGGTACCGGCTACTACCACCCTGGCGTATTCCCAGGCCGCACGTTCCCCGGGCCCGTCCATCGTCCCCAGCTGCCACTCCCGACCCCTTCACAACGCTACGCTTCACCAGGAAAATAA
- the LOC139764448 gene encoding pupal cuticle protein Edg-84A-like, producing the protein MKTVALVLSVLALAWAGPQGAYNYRTPPGLGQGYGFAPAQYSFQWDVDHPPSGNFYGHQEHRDGDVTRGSYYVLLPDTRLMRVEYYVDQTGYHPTVTFEGEAQFPSGPGYHHPGLFPGRTFPGPVHRPQLPLPTPSQRYASPGK; encoded by the exons ATGAAG ACTGTGGCTCTGGTGCTCTCGGTGTTGGCACTGGCCTGGGCAGGTCCCCAGGGCGCCTACAACTACCGCACGCCACCCGGGCTAGGGCAGGGGTACGGCTTCGCCCCCGCCCAGTACAGCTTCCAGTGGGACGTCGACCACCCGCCCTCAGGCAACTTCTACGGCCACCAGGAACACAGGGACGGAGACGTCACCCGGGGAAG TTACTACGTCCTGCTGCCTGACACTCGCCTCATGCGAGTTGAATACTACGTTGACCAGACCGGCTACCATCCCACCGTCACCTTCGAGGGCGAAGCCCAGTTCCCAAGCGGCCCTGGCTACCACCACCCTGGCCTATTCCCAGGTCGCACATTCCCCGGGCCCGTCCATCGTCCCCAGCTGCCACTCCCGACCCCTTCACAACGCTACGCTTCACCAGGAAAATAA
- the LOC139764446 gene encoding pupal cuticle protein Edg-84A-like produces the protein MKTVALVLSVLALAWAGPQGAYNYRTPPVLGQGYGFAPAQYSFQWDVDHPPSGNFYGHQEHRDGDVTRGSYYVLLPDTRLMRVEYYVDQTGYHPTVTFEGEAQFPSGPGTGYYHPGVFPGRTFPGPVHRPQLPLPTPSQRYASPGK, from the exons ATGAAG ACTGTGGCTCTGGTGCTCTCGGTGTTGGCACTGGCCTGGGCAGGTCCCCAGGGCGCCTACAACTACCGCACGCCACCCGTGCTAGGGCAGGGGTACGGCTTCGCCCCCGCCCAGTACAGCTTCCAGTGGGACGTCGACCACCCGCCCTCAGGCAACTTCTACGGCCACCAGGAACACAGGGACGGAGACGTCACCCGGGGAAG TTACTACGTCCTGCTGCCTGACACTCGCCTCATGCGAGTTGAATACTACGTCGACCAGACCGGCTACCATCCCACCGTCACCTTCGAGGGTGAAGCCCAGTTCCCAAGCGGCCCTGGTACCGGCTACTACCACCCTGGCGTATTCCCAGGCCGCACGTTCCCCGGGCCCGTCCATCGTCCCCAGCTGCCACTCCCGACCCCTTCACAACGCTACGCTTCACCAGGAAAATAA
- the LOC139764707 gene encoding uncharacterized protein — MSWNISLQASVTFAKERPCQEQMTNSYMMMVHAKPRRRAFMRQRPVTDKTGRHKTRARVIHKTVALVLSVLALAWAGPQGAYNYRTPPGLGQGYGFAPAQYSFQWDVDHPPSGNFYGHQEHRDGDVTRGSYYVLLPDTRLMRVEYYVDQTGYHPTVTFEGEAQFPSGPGTGYYHPGVFPGRTFPGPVHRPQLPLPTPSQRYASPGK, encoded by the exons ATGTCTTGGAAT ATTTCACTTCAAGCATCGGTTACCTTTGCCAAGGAAAGGCCTTGCCAGGAACAAATGACAAATTCTTATATGATGATGGTCCATGCCAAACCAAGGAGACGGGCCTTCATGAGACAACGACCCGTGACAGACAAGACGGGCCGTCATAAGACGAGGGCCCGTGTCATACACAAG ACTGTGGCTCTGGTGCTCTCGGTGTTGGCATTAGCCTGGGCAGGTCCCCAGGGCGCCTACAACTACCGCACGCCACCCGGGCTAGGGCAGGGGTACGGCTTCGCCCCCGCCCAGTACAGCTTCCAGTGGGACGTCGACCACCCGCCTTCAGGCAACTTCTACGGCCACCAGGAACACAGGGACGGAGACGTCACCCGGGGAAG TTACTACGTCCTGCTGCCTGACACTCGCCTCATGCGAGTTGAATACTACGTCGACCAGACCGGTTACCATCCCACCGTCACCTTCGAGGGTGAAGCCCAGTTCCCAAGCGGCCCTGGTACCGGCTACTACCACCCTGGCGTATTCCCAGGTCGCACGTTCCCCGGGCCCGTCCATCGTCCCCAGCTGCCACTCCCGACCCCTTCACAACGCTACGCTTCACCAGGAAAATAA